A single window of Halococcus saccharolyticus DSM 5350 DNA harbors:
- a CDS encoding Rid family detoxifying hydrolase yields MKRIISTDDAPAAVGAYSQATTNDDLVFTAGQIPFTPDGDSLADEDIATQTEQSLSNVEAILAEEDLDMGDVLKTTILLADIDDFDEMNETYAGFFDDEPPARSAFEVGNLPKGVGVEIEAIASR; encoded by the coding sequence GTGAAGCGCATCATCAGTACGGACGACGCACCGGCGGCGGTCGGCGCGTACAGCCAGGCGACCACGAACGACGATCTCGTCTTCACTGCGGGTCAGATCCCGTTCACGCCCGACGGCGACTCGCTCGCCGACGAGGACATCGCGACACAGACCGAACAGTCACTCTCGAACGTCGAAGCCATTCTCGCGGAGGAGGATCTCGATATGGGCGACGTGCTCAAAACCACCATCCTCCTCGCCGATATCGACGATTTCGACGAGATGAACGAGACCTACGCCGGCTTCTTCGACGACGAGCCGCCCGCCAGAAGCGCCTTCGAGGTGGGGAACCTCCCGAAAGGCGTCGGCGTCGAGATCGAAGCCATCGCGTCCCGGTAA
- the cofC gene encoding 2-phospho-L-lactate guanylyltransferase, whose protein sequence is MQVVVPFDPQSPKTRLAGVLDPTERKRFARAMLRDVLDAITATGMAPTVLSTATLDIDAETRLDERPLTSAVNAALEDAGSTPVAVVMADLALATPAALSELFETEDDIVLARGIGGGTNALVARHPDFRVDYHGASYRDHHAVADAVGASTAEIDSYRLGMDIDEPEDLAELLLHGDGHAARWLRTAGVRLVEEQGRVSVGREPIPVTTTAESDAADD, encoded by the coding sequence ATGCAGGTCGTCGTGCCGTTCGATCCCCAGAGCCCGAAGACCAGGCTCGCTGGGGTTCTCGATCCGACCGAGCGCAAACGCTTCGCCCGTGCTATGCTCCGGGACGTTCTCGATGCGATCACGGCCACCGGAATGGCCCCGACTGTCCTCTCGACGGCCACGCTCGACATCGACGCCGAGACGCGGCTCGACGAGCGTCCGCTGACATCGGCCGTCAACGCCGCCCTCGAAGACGCAGGCTCAACACCGGTCGCCGTGGTGATGGCCGATCTCGCGCTCGCGACGCCGGCAGCACTTAGCGAACTGTTCGAGACGGAAGACGATATCGTGCTCGCTCGCGGGATCGGCGGCGGGACGAACGCGCTGGTGGCGCGTCATCCGGACTTCCGGGTCGACTACCACGGCGCATCCTATCGCGACCATCACGCCGTGGCCGACGCCGTCGGTGCGTCGACCGCCGAGATCGATTCGTACCGTCTCGGGATGGATATCGACGAACCGGAGGATCTCGCGGAGTTGTTGCTGCACGGCGACGGTCACGCGGCTCGCTGGCTTCGGACGGCCGGTGTTCGACTCGTCGAGGAGCAGGGACGAGTGTCGGTCGGACGGGAACCGATACCAGTGACGACGACGGCCGAGTCCGATGCTGCTGACGATTGA
- the thrC gene encoding threonine synthase — MAMEHVTTLECTLCGTEYDPDQIIYTCPEHEGVKGILEVEYDYDVIHDNFDADLDGNIRSQWKYKPFLPVHDDAEVVTLEEGGSSLLDAPNLSEELGVTTLIKDDGRNPTGCFKDRASSVSVTKAKNDGRDIVICASTGNAAASLSGYAARGGLDCRIFVPGDAPEGKLAQPLVYGADVLAVNGSYDEAYDLSMEATEKYGWYNRNAAVNPFQVEGKRTVGLELAEQSAVRGEVPDWFVFSMGDGCTIAGAWKGFREFYDLDYVEDTPKMLGVQAEGASAIHDTFHEHDDIDEIADTLADSIAVGRPRNTIKACRALKESGGTSLLVSDDDILAGEKLLGSTEGIYAEPAGATPVAGVKEARERGIIADDETVVICTTGFGLKDTESAKQATGDAYRVDPRIEEVNDLYGEAQPAAADD; from the coding sequence ATGGCGATGGAGCACGTCACCACGCTCGAGTGTACGTTGTGTGGTACCGAGTACGACCCGGATCAGATCATCTACACCTGTCCCGAGCACGAGGGGGTCAAGGGCATCCTCGAAGTCGAGTACGATTACGACGTTATCCACGACAACTTCGACGCCGATCTCGACGGCAACATCCGGAGTCAGTGGAAGTACAAACCGTTCCTGCCGGTCCACGACGACGCGGAAGTCGTCACGCTCGAAGAGGGTGGATCGAGTCTGCTCGATGCACCAAACCTCAGCGAGGAGCTCGGCGTTACTACACTCATCAAGGACGACGGTCGGAACCCGACGGGCTGTTTCAAGGATCGAGCGAGCTCGGTCTCGGTCACGAAGGCCAAAAACGACGGTCGCGACATCGTGATCTGCGCGTCCACTGGGAACGCCGCCGCCTCGCTCTCCGGGTACGCTGCCCGCGGCGGGCTCGACTGTCGCATCTTCGTGCCGGGCGACGCGCCCGAAGGCAAACTCGCCCAGCCGCTCGTCTACGGCGCGGACGTCCTCGCCGTCAACGGGAGCTACGACGAAGCCTACGACCTCTCGATGGAAGCCACCGAGAAGTACGGGTGGTACAACCGCAACGCCGCAGTCAACCCCTTCCAAGTTGAGGGCAAACGTACGGTGGGCCTCGAACTCGCCGAGCAGTCGGCCGTCCGCGGCGAGGTCCCCGACTGGTTCGTGTTCTCGATGGGCGATGGCTGTACGATCGCGGGCGCGTGGAAGGGGTTCCGGGAGTTCTATGACCTCGATTACGTCGAGGACACCCCGAAGATGCTCGGCGTCCAGGCCGAGGGTGCGAGCGCGATCCACGACACGTTCCACGAGCACGACGACATCGACGAGATCGCCGACACGCTCGCCGACTCGATCGCGGTCGGCCGGCCCCGCAACACGATCAAGGCCTGCCGCGCGCTCAAAGAGAGTGGCGGGACCTCCCTCCTCGTTTCCGACGACGACATCCTCGCCGGCGAGAAACTGCTCGGCTCTACCGAAGGGATCTACGCCGAACCCGCAGGTGCAACCCCCGTCGCTGGTGTGAAGGAAGCGCGCGAGCGCGGGATCATCGCGGACGACGAGACGGTCGTGATCTGCACGACCGGCTTCGGGCTGAAGGACACCGAAAGCGCGAAACAGGCCACCGGCGACGCCTACCGGGTCGACCCGCGGATCGAGGAAGTCAACGATCTCTACGGCGAGGCCCAGCCCGCCGCGGCCGACGACTGA
- a CDS encoding DUF7119 family protein: protein MSPDGAPDGTRTDRDSPVGEPVIRGDPTFAGERAREAVQFDPDDPESVARAAEIVRSFADDSVGDADSVYMLRGAAACAALVRGEGSYKAAAERTDGDATVSFIRKWARVHDLPRSIRQYVATGEIAPTAAKHIARVAGEARFLLAWATLDADLTVRDVRSIASDINSDVPPERALAAHGVPPGEVTLDLPSETYRELRRQAALRGVDPSALVAEALDAWEPTEDSPPERY from the coding sequence ATGAGTCCTGACGGCGCGCCCGATGGGACGAGGACCGATCGCGACTCGCCCGTCGGCGAGCCGGTGATCCGGGGCGATCCCACCTTTGCCGGCGAGCGCGCACGCGAGGCCGTCCAGTTCGATCCCGACGATCCCGAGAGCGTGGCGCGCGCCGCCGAGATCGTCCGGTCGTTCGCCGACGATTCCGTGGGTGACGCCGACAGCGTCTACATGCTCCGTGGGGCGGCAGCGTGTGCGGCGCTGGTTCGCGGCGAAGGCTCGTACAAGGCCGCGGCCGAGCGCACCGACGGCGACGCCACGGTGTCGTTCATCCGGAAGTGGGCGCGGGTCCACGACCTCCCGCGATCGATCCGCCAGTACGTCGCCACCGGCGAGATCGCCCCGACCGCGGCGAAACACATCGCGCGAGTCGCGGGCGAGGCGCGCTTCCTGCTCGCGTGGGCGACCCTCGACGCCGATCTCACCGTGCGGGACGTCCGATCGATCGCGAGCGACATCAACTCGGACGTCCCGCCGGAGCGCGCCCTCGCCGCCCACGGTGTCCCGCCCGGCGAGGTGACGCTCGACCTTCCGTCGGAGACCTACCGCGAGCTCAGACGCCAGGCCGCCCTCCGAGGCGTCGATCCGTCGGCACTCGTCGCCGAGGCGCTCGACGCCTGGGAACCGACCGAGGACTCGCCGCCGGAACGGTACTGA